A window of the Henckelia pumila isolate YLH828 chromosome 3, ASM3356847v2, whole genome shotgun sequence genome harbors these coding sequences:
- the LOC140889978 gene encoding uncharacterized protein has translation MRKNEVTYDRFSSLYWPHFSSNLTKNLDPSRVFTEIMSHIKGGLQAGEACDGTRNRKDYVSLSESRVSTLSAEKREVIYDIYQVYEKMKMKRCEFDVSDFVNDIHLRLSKENLTGDKMDFVYIDEVQDLNMRQIALFRHICKNVDEGFVFSGDTAQTVARGIDFRFQDIRSLFYNEFVLKSKYSESPGGVKKGLISDCFSLCQNFRTHIGVLRLAQSVIDLLFHFFPLSVDALPPETSLIHGESPVAIEPGSDENSIITIFGGGGSGKGKWSGFGAEQVILVRDDSTRKEISKYIGSQALVLTIIECKGLEFEDVLLYNFFGSSPLGSQWRVLYEFLMQKDPFYPNFPKSFPSFSPSKHSIMCSELKQLYVAITRTRQRLWICENDAELSKPMFDYWQGLGLVQVRKLDDSLALEMQRASSPEEWESRGIKLFWEKHYEMATMCFQRAGERIWEKRAKASWLRSSADHLRISNPMEARVLIREAAELFDSIGRATTAAECLCEFGEYESAGMIYLNKCGTSELRKAGECFILAGCNRTAAEAYAKGNWFPECLSACMKGKLFEMGLQYMEFWQQQATFNPEIMSKLKDIVKIKQEFLESGALEYHRTKNEVSFMKFVRAFGTTESKRKFLRSVGCLEGLLNLEKESGNYKEAAEVAKLMGDILAEIDLLVKAGDFANATFLIVSYVLSNSIWVSTNQGWPMKSFPQKEKLISKLMAFAEKVSGNFRASICTESKILSHEHTNLFELMQSYIASGQCESRTGEILCVRKLLDVHFGIPAAKYERDHELPIDLKCYSVGKISRNKVSVITLVYLWNMFKENSLEIIESLGCLERSDNHNFKGTIEFCLHYFGVRLSRDSSNTCHLMNPNAKWVENVHGKFMHRNRKVRSLHVRHFVSAAREYWYQELVSVGFRALEALRSLYEFSVVKTSSLYCQGICLTFIFDITKFLMESKYLDSKKSGYSKLEEFLQLSTKYFEIAFPLDPRQSLSANLILLRETELSNNLLEEVVSRCINTRHYLTPGQIGKVMMIWLGSGKAKHSLCERILASCLPENSHWKAVVEILGHVMKPGYPVGSGTNNLAPQVLLDTTSGNLRRIFE, from the exons ATGAGGAAAAACGAGGTTACTTATGATCGTTTCTCGTCCTTGTATTGGCCCCATTTCAGTTCAAACCTTACAAAGAATCTTGATCCTTCTAGAGTGTTTACAGAGATTATGTCTCATATTAAAGGTGGTTTGCAAGCAGGGGAAGCATGTGATGGAACTAGAAATAGGAAAGACTATGTTTCACTATCGGAGAGTAGGGTATCCACTTTAAGTGCTGAGAAGAGAGAGGTGATCTATGATATATACCAGGTCTAcgaaaaaatgaaaatgaagcGTTGTGAGTTTGATGTTTCCGATTTTGTGAATGACATACATCTTCGACTGAGCAAGGAGAATTTAACTGGTGACAAAATGGATTTTGTTTACATTGATGAAGTGCAAGACCTTAATATGAGGCAAATTGCACTTTTTAGGCATATCTGCAAAAATGTTGATGAAGGATTTGTTTTTTCTGGTGATACGGCTCAAACAGTCGCCAGAGGGATTGATTTCAGGTTTCAAGATATTCGATCTTTGTTTTACAACGAGTTTGTTTTGAAATCCAAATATTCTGAGTCTCCGGGAGGAGTGAAGAAAGGCCTTATATCAGATTGTTTTAGTTTGTGCCAGAATTTTCGTACTCATATCGGAGTGTTGAGACTAGCGCAGAGTGTCATTGATCTTCTCTTCCATTTTTTTCCTCTGTCTGTTGATGCATTGCCTCCTGAGACCAGTCTTATACACGGCGAGTCGCCTGTTGCAATAGAGCCTGGAAGTGATGAAAACTCAATCATAACAATTTTTGGAGGCGGAGGAAGTGGGAAGGGGAAATGGTCAGGTTTTGGTGCTGAGCAAGTTATACTAGTTCGTGATGACTCTACTAGAAAGGAAATTTCTAAATATATTGGTAGTCAGGCTCTCGTTCTCACTATAATAGAGTGCAAAGGCCTTGAATTTGAG GATGTCCTGCTGTACAACTTTTTTGGCTCTTCACCTCTGGGCAGTCAGTGGAGAGTACTGTACGAGTTCTTGATGCAAAAAGATCCGTTTTATCCAAACTTCCCGAAGTCATTTCCAAGTTTTAGTCCCTCGAAACATAGTATCATGTGTTCCGAACTTAAACAATTATATGTGGCAATAACCCGAACAAGACAAAGATTATGGATCTGTGAAAATGATGCAGAGCTCTCCAAACCTATGTTTGACTACTGGCAGGGATTGGGCCTCGTGCAAGTCAGAAAACTAGACGATTCTCTAGCATTAGAAATGCAAAGGGCAAGCAGCCCAGAGGAGTGGGAATCGCGGGGGATCAAG CTGTTTTGGGAAAAACACTATGAGATGGCAACCATGTGCTTTCAAAGAGCGGGAGAAAGAATATGGGAGAAAAGGGCCAAGGCTTCTTGGCTTAGATCATCTGCTGATCATCTTCGCATTTCAAATCCCATGGAGGCACGTGTGTTGATTAGAGAGGCTGCAGAATTATTTGATTCTATTGGAAGAGCAACTACAGCTGCCGAATGTTTATGTGAATTCGGGGAATACGAAAGTGCAG GAATGATTTATCTCAACAAATGTGGTACGTCGGAATTAAGAAAAGCTGGTGAATGCTTCATATTAGCTGGATGCAATAGAACTGCGGCAGAAGCGTATGCCAAGGGAAATTGGTTCCCGGAGTGCTTGTCAGCCTGCATGAAAGGAAAACTTTTTGAAATGGGTTTGCAATATATGGAGTTCTGGCAACAGCAAGCAACTTTTAATCCTGAAATTATGTCAAAACTAAAGGACATCGTGAAAATTAAGCAGGAGTTTTTGGAAAGTGGGGCTTTGGAGTATCATAGAACGAAGAATGAGGTTTCATTTATGAAATTTGTTCGAGCTTTTGGTACAACAGAATCCAAACGCAAATTCTTGAGGTCTGTAGGATGCCTTGAAGGGCTCTTAAATTTGGAGAAAGAGTCTGGAAATTACAAGGAGGCAGCTGAAGTTGCAAAGCTGATGGGAGATATTCTTGCTGAGATTGATCTGCTTGTCAAAGCAGGGGATTTTGCCAATGCCACTTTTCTCATTGTTTCCTACGTGCTTTCGAACTCTATATGGGTGTCCACAAACCAAGGTTGGCCCATGAAATCATTTCCTCAGAAGGAGAAACTCATAAGCAAATTGATGGCCTTTGCTGAGAAGGTTTCCGGAAATTTTCGTGCATCCATTTGTACAGAGTCCAAAATTTTGTCACATGAGCATACGAACTTGTTTGAATTGATGCAGAGTTACATTGCTTCGGGACAATGTGAAAGTCGAACAGGCGAAATACTCTGTGTTAGGAAACTGCTTGATGTGCATTTTGGAATCCCTGCAGCAAAATATGAAAGGGATCATGAATTGCCCATTGATTTAAAATGTTACTCTGTGGGAAAAATTTCGAGGAACAAAGTGTCAGTTATAACCCTTGTTTATCTATGGAACATGTTCAAAGAAAATAGTTTGGAGATCATAGAATCTCTTGGTTGTCTTGAAAGGAGCGACAACCACAACTTCAAAGGTACCATAGAATTTTGCTTACATTACTTCGGTGTGAGGTTGTCTCGTGATTCAAGTAACACCTGTCATTTGATGAACCCTAATGCTAAATGGGTTGAGAATGTGCATGGGAAGTTTATGCATCGGAACAGAAAGGTAAGGTCTCTTCATGTTCGTCATTTCGTATCAGCCGCTCGAGAATACTGGTACCAAGAGTTAGTATCTGTTGGATTTCGAGCTTTGGAAGCACTTCGATCGTTGTATGAGTTCTCTGTGGTGAAAACCTCGTCCTTGTACTGCCAAGGCATATGTTTAACTTTCATTTTTGATATAACCAAGTTCTTGATGGAGTCAAAATATCTTGACTCAAAGAAATCTGGATACTCAAAGCTTGAGGAATTCTTACAACTATCTACCAAGTACTTTGAAATTGCTTTCCCTTTAGACCCCCGGCAGTCTTTATCAGCAAACCTGATACTCCTTAGGGAAACTGAACTTtccaataatttattggaaGAAGTTGTGTCTAGATGTATAAACACAAGACATTATTTGACCCCTGGGCAAATTGGGAAGGTGATGATGATTTGGCTAGGATCTGGCAAGGCAAAACACAGTCTTTGTGAGAGAATATTGGCTAGTTGTTTGCCTGAGAACTCGCACTGGAAAGCAGTCGTCGAGATCCTTGGCCACGTCATGAAGCCAGGATATCCAGTGGGCTCTGGCACAAACAATTTGGCTCCACAAGTTCTTCTAGA